In Chrysemys picta bellii isolate R12L10 chromosome 4, ASM1138683v2, whole genome shotgun sequence, the sequence ATCTGGAGACGATTTAAcaagggggaaaaacagatttacaaaaccaaaaccccacaTTTTTACAGTTACACATCAGGGTCTTGAtcctcagaagtgctgagtgcccacaaCTCCTAATTAATTCTCAGAACCTAGTAACTACCTAGTAATGCTTTCTACGAAAACTAAAACACTGTATAGCACAGTTGTTTTCAACCTATGGTCTGCGGACCCgtgggggtccacagactgtgTCTAAGGGGGAGAGCCAAAACTAGGCATTTTAGTGCCCAAGGTGAGCAAGCACATTTGTGGCCCCTGCCATTTttcattattcattattttcCCACCCCATTTTTTCACCTCCATGAATTTGCACCCTGGGCAGCTATTCCGCTCTGGTTAAGGCCCTGCTAAGGGGTCCGCGAAAggtgactatgaaaataaagtttcagatccAAGAAAAGGTGTTCCGTTTATCTGATCACCCCCACCTACAGGTCAAACCCCAGAAGTGTTGTCATTACTGTAGAAGCCCACAGTTTAGCGCCCTCTCTCACTCGGTGTCAAATGCCGTGCCGAGAACATGCAAAGTTTATAGCTGAATTTTGTTCAGTTTTCAGTCTATGATTTTTACAGCAGGAGCcaacagaccacaggttgaactTCCAAAAGGGTCCAGCACCTCCATTCAAACTTTAAgggtcagcaaatgaaaaaaggttgaaaaccactggcataGAGAAAAGGGACCAATTCTTTTATTTGGCATTCAATTCACTCATAACAACAAATCAGTTTCACCCCCTAAAAACTACCCATAATCTGAGATCAAAGAAAGAATTATAGaagtgtaaaaataaaacaacaagatTTTTCTATGCAATGTTTTTGAATTCACAGCCCCACAGGGGAATGGAATACTAATTGTTTTAAACAACTTAAGTAACCAAATGAGTCCTTGGAACAATTCAACAGTAAACTGCAAATTACTTATAAATTATAGTGTGAAAAATTGTTTTAGGCCTCAATTAGGCATTATAATATGAAACTGAGTAAATCATGTCATCTGATCTTGCTTTCTAGTCCACCAAAACCATCTGTTCAGGATTAAACACAATCCCAATCACTTTTGTTTCAACTTCAAGTTTCTTAAATTTTAACTAGTAAATCTGTAAATAATAGGTAActaaaacacagaaataaaatcAAACCAAAGTAAACACTTAAATCCTCAAGTCAAAATTCCAGCTAACTGAATGAGCTTGAAACCAAATTTAGGCATATCTGCAAATTTAATGAGGAATTGTTAAAGGGCTGTCTCCATGATATTGTAAATTACCAGCACTCTGCTTCATACTGTTTGCACTTTTAACTGTTCAGGTCCTAAGGCAGTTGGCTGGCATACTGTCTGGCAAAGTTAGCCACAGCAGCATACTCGTTCTTAGGAAATCAGTTAAAAAGGGCCAAAAAATCATACCAATCAGTGTTTAAATATAAGGTGAGATTCTTAAACCTGCATGCCTGCCAAATCCAAAGTATTGTTACAAGGAACTTCCTTTTTTCTTACCAAATGTCAGCTTCAGTCATTTTGCCCTTCAAGCTTTTTTGTTACAATAGGACAAAATGTACAGAATcgatttcatttcaaattaaaaaaagtttctttttgagtgtagaccaggcctgtaaAATTTCAATCCAGAAGCTTGAATGTTTTCATAATGTTGAGTGAATGAAAAGAGGGCTAAAGGAAACATGTAGATAACCTTAAATACCACTGTTAGGAGAGCTCCAGCTACGCAACCCACCGCTACTTTAAATGATGATGTGCAGTGTCTCTGGTAGGCAGATCATAGAGGGTGTGAAAAACTAATGCATTACAGCAAGGTTTTCAAAAAGATGGAGTCACATAATTTAGGAAACAAAATGGCTCTCTCCTGCCCCTTGAAACCAGAATTGTTTTCAATTCTAGGTATCAAACGTGGGAATTACCATAGTTCAATTCATCTAGGGGAAAATGCAGTTGTAGTTCAGAGACTGAGCTTCTAAATCTCTACTTCTAGCTTCTCTAAATCTAGCTTTGTTACTACAGGTAGTAAATGCTATCCAGGAAAACACTACCTAGGAGTTATCTTTCCCTTTTTTACAAAACTAGTTGGAGTTTGTATAGAAAAGTGTAGATGCTCATGGGAATAAAATGAGTAAGATTAAAAGAAAATTACATGATTCAGCCTAATATGTCATTTTGCTGTCAAGGCTGTTACTGTTGAACGTAGACACTTCCAAAAGCTTCCAGAAAGCTCAAAGCCAGATTGGTCAACAGGGCATTGAGAATGGACAGTACAGCTATGGTCTGTTGTGTTTACAAGTCATAGAATTCTGTTGGGCTAGTGAGCAGGACTGATTTAGCACTGTTTCACAATACCTTCCCGATCATGATGACTTTATTCAGATTACATTCCCATAAGAGCCACACTGACCATTTACAAGATCTGCTGTTTAGTTTACAAACTTTAGAGGGCAAAGTCTGACCTGAACTAGCAGATATTTACCTGCATTTTTCCAGTTagaatcaataggagttttacatATTATCGCCCAATTTACTGCAGTAAATTCCCAACAGAAGCAATGTTTGTATTCAACAAGCAAAAAATTGCCCAATTTGAATTTAGTCAGGTTTCTGTAAATTATTTCAAAATTTGCTCTTTGAGATAAGGCTTCCTATAAATATAGTACCATTTTTCTTGTGAGACCATCAGAAAGGATTCCATTTCTCAAGGGCTTTGCAATACAGGAGCGGTAAGTTTCATTCCATATGGAAACTTTATATTTGTACCATTTTACCTTGTTTTGCATTCAGTTTTTGCCTTAGAACAAGTGATGTTTATGATGTAAAAACATATGCAGAAACTAAAACTTACTTCTGTCCCAGCCTGGTGCTGTCATGGCAGAGAGGATTTCATTTTTCTGAGTAGAAATCATCACTTTGGTAACTCTTCTGAATTGTGTGTGACCCTGAAGATCCATGTACCTGTTCCAGAGCAGTTATAAGAGGAATTTACATGATCTCTGCAGTCTTTAAAATATTGCCCAGTTTTCTGACATATACTTTCCTTCTATTACAGCCTAAATAAGTGAACAATGAAGTTCTACAATTGCATATTGTTGTTGTCTCTGGTACTGTGTGTCAGTGCCCAGAACTGGTTCACTGATGCTGGAGCATTCATAAGGGATGCTTATCTAGGTATGCTTTTTACTCACTGCATGTCCGTCATCCAAACTGTTCTCAAAAGTTATGTTTGATGAGAAAAACCATAACAAATCAGGTTTGGTTTGAAACTAAACACTCTTTTTTGGATTTCTCTGATCttccactgaaccaaaaaaatcaaaatcaatatTTACTCAGCGGTATATAGGAGCCTTTCTGTGTTCTCTAGAAGCACTTTACTTGGAAGCCACAGTGGTGAAGTGACTAGAATGGAATAACAtctaagttttgttttaaatttgcagTGTCTCTATAATCCTTTCTCTTCTCCAGGCGCTGGGGATATGTGGCGTGCATACAGCGACATGCGGGAGGCAAATTATAAAAATGCAGATAAATATTTCCATGCTCGTGGGAATTATGATGCTGCCCAAAGAGGGCCTGGCGGTAAATGGGCAGCAGAAGTTATTAGGTAATGGATTCTACTTGGATTATAAGTTACATGTCAGTAAAGAGCTATGCAATCAAATTACTATGAAGTACATTGTAATTCATAACTAGTTATTGTCCTGTTTGAAGTGAGGACATTTTTATTTAACCTCTGAACTGGCTAAGTGTGAAGATCATGCCCATTCTTGAGTTGTAAAGGTGATTTCTGAGCTGACCTATTTGGATATGTTCTGATATCAGATCCCATTACTATGGGCAGGGAGGCCGATGTTTTCACCAGAGggcttttaaaatttaaataattgCAGGACCCTCACTTTAATCTAGAACCAGTACATATTGCCCTTGGTATTTCATCCAAGAAAACTATGATCAGTGGTTCACTTGCAGTCCTCTAATgaggattgttttaaaatattgctgtTGAACGTGATGACTATGGTATAAAGGAGCTTATGAGGATTGGGTAGAACTTAGTGGAGGCAAGTAATGGGAAAGCTTTTTAATTCACAACTGCTGCACTGATGCACTTCTGGGATGACCTCTGCTATTCACAGACAGGCTAAGGTTTGTGTCTTTGTTTGTGTGTGACAAGGTAGgcgagctaatatcttttatggaacaacttctgttggtgatatATTTGTGCGGGTCCTCAGTTATATGGAAAAGTAGTGAttaaactggggaaaaaatgaaaagtaaataatttaGTTATTGAGATTTAATAATAAACTGTCTCAGATAATCTTTGTTTCCTCTTTCCAGTGATGCTagggaagattggcagagtggCATTAGTGGCAGAGGAGCAGAAGACACACGTCAAGACCAGGAGGCAAATAAATGGGGCAGAAGTGGAGGAGACCCAAACCGCTACAGACCAGAGGGCCTTCCCTCAAAATACTAATGCAGCCTGTAATACTTTACAGTGGTTCCATTTTTCTACCCAGTTGTGCAAAACCACaataaataaaatcttaaatttcTGAAGCTCTCAGTGAATGAACATCCTCAGCTACATTAGAAAGGATGAAAAGCAATATACACACAAATCTTTCATGATTTGGGGCCAAAGGTCACCCTTAACTGCCCGGGATTTGGAAGATTCTTCCAGATTATTTAACGATTGTCCTTTACTGGATTTGTTGCATATTCCTGGAAGCAgcgggcactggccactgtcagagacaggctccTGGACTATTGTGATCCATTATGATAATTCTCCTtgttattattatccccattttacagggataTTAATGTTAATGTTGACTTGCCTAACTTCACAGGGGAGACTATAGCAGAACTAGGAATGGAGTCCAGTCCTCTGACCATAAGACCATCCTACCTGGCTAATTAGTTTGGGGCGTAAAAACCACCATACAAAGTTTTAGGTATCATGGCAAAAATAGGAATTTTGGGGGCAGGTCAGGAGGAAAGTTAACATTTGAAATGAAAGGATGAAAACACATTTTCCATGGTGCTGGGAGTCT encodes:
- the LOC101939903 gene encoding serum amyloid A-5 protein-like, whose amino-acid sequence is MKFYNCILLLSLVLCVSAQNWFTDAGAFIRDAYLGAGDMWRAYSDMREANYKNADKYFHARGNYDAAQRGPGGKWAAEVISDAREDWQSGISGRGAEDTRQDQEANKWGRSGGDPNRYRPEGLPSKY